One part of the Phycisphaeraceae bacterium genome encodes these proteins:
- a CDS encoding M20/M25/M40 family metallo-hydrolase: MARTPRKASTRRTTKKTTTRKARGSASPASAGSARSSDLNIDLLRRLCEMPGVPGREERVRELIESEIDGLFDEVRTDAMGNLICTRKSRSKSSKNPTRVMLLCHMDEIGFYVSSIDENGFLWLNNAGGFDPRNLFSRRVLVCTKHGDFKGVMNPGGRPIHISAPEERSKVPQVKEFFVDIGRDVSEVTKLVQVGDFVVMDEPFIEVGKKVVSKALDNRFACWIGIESIRKLVNSKKSHACEIVVAFTTQEEVGLRGAKTSSFAVQPDIGLGLDVTLSCDTPGVPASEAVTKQGSGFGLHIKDGSFIANADLVDEIEACAIKHKITYQRTILAAGGQDGAAAQQAAAGARAVGITCGTRYIHTVTEMIDTRDLGAARDVVTAYLAEVK; encoded by the coding sequence ATGGCACGCACCCCACGAAAAGCATCCACACGCAGAACCACAAAGAAGACCACAACCCGCAAAGCACGCGGCAGCGCGTCGCCCGCGAGCGCAGGATCAGCACGCTCGTCGGACCTCAACATCGATCTGCTCCGCAGACTCTGTGAGATGCCCGGCGTGCCCGGGCGCGAGGAACGCGTGCGCGAGTTGATCGAGTCCGAGATCGACGGGCTGTTTGACGAGGTTCGCACCGACGCAATGGGCAACCTCATCTGCACACGCAAATCGCGCAGCAAGTCATCGAAGAACCCCACGCGTGTGATGCTGCTGTGCCACATGGACGAGATCGGGTTCTACGTGTCGTCGATCGATGAGAATGGGTTCCTCTGGCTCAACAACGCGGGCGGGTTCGATCCGCGCAATCTGTTCTCGCGCCGCGTACTTGTGTGCACAAAGCACGGCGACTTCAAGGGTGTGATGAATCCCGGTGGACGACCGATCCACATCTCTGCACCGGAAGAACGCTCGAAGGTGCCGCAGGTCAAGGAGTTCTTTGTCGACATCGGCCGCGACGTGTCCGAGGTGACAAAGCTCGTGCAGGTGGGCGACTTTGTTGTGATGGACGAGCCGTTCATCGAGGTCGGCAAGAAGGTTGTTTCAAAGGCGCTCGACAACAGGTTCGCGTGCTGGATCGGGATCGAGTCTATCCGCAAACTGGTGAACTCGAAGAAATCGCACGCGTGCGAGATCGTCGTCGCGTTCACGACACAGGAAGAGGTTGGCTTGCGCGGCGCAAAGACGAGTTCATTCGCAGTTCAGCCAGATATTGGCCTTGGTCTTGACGTGACTCTGTCATGCGACACGCCCGGCGTTCCAGCGAGCGAAGCGGTGACGAAGCAGGGCTCGGGGTTCGGTCTGCACATCAAGGACGGATCGTTCATCGCGAATGCTGACCTTGTCGACGAGATCGAAGCGTGCGCCATCAAGCACAAGATCACGTACCAGCGGACGATCCTCGCAGCGGGTGGTCAGGATGGCGCAGCTGCGCAGCAGGCCGCGGCAGGTGCGCGCGCGGTTGGCATCACCTGTGGCACGCGGTATATCCACACAGTCACAGAGATGATCGATACACGCGATCTCGGCGCAGCACGTGACGTTGTGACTGCGTATCTCGCTGAGGTGAAGTAA